A stretch of the Filimonas lacunae genome encodes the following:
- the trpS gene encoding tryptophan--tRNA ligase, with amino-acid sequence MSKEVVLSGIRPTGFLHLGNYFGAMRNFVRMQEEFECYFFVADWHSLTTHPDTKELRSSVLRVIAENIACGLDPEKVALYVQSDVREIAELYLYLNMLAYTGELERTTTFKDKVRLNPGNVNAGLLTYPVLMAADILVHRAVKVPVGKDQEQHIEMARNFAERFNHRYGDVFPAPHAFNYSTKLVKIMSLDGVGKMSKSENQMATLYLADDDDSIRKKIMKAKTDSGPTEHNSEKPDYIENLFTLMKLVSTDDVVQQFEAAFNGCSIRYGDMKKQLAEDMVKFMSPIREKAAAIQNDKEYLAKIMASGAEKARASASKTLAEVRKAVGMQYL; translated from the coding sequence ATGAGTAAAGAAGTAGTATTAAGCGGTATACGTCCCACAGGTTTTTTACACCTGGGGAACTATTTTGGTGCTATGCGCAACTTTGTTCGCATGCAGGAAGAGTTTGAATGCTATTTTTTTGTGGCCGATTGGCATAGTTTAACCACACACCCTGATACGAAAGAACTGAGAAGTAGCGTACTACGCGTTATTGCTGAAAATATTGCCTGTGGGCTTGATCCGGAAAAAGTGGCCTTATACGTACAAAGCGATGTGCGCGAGATAGCTGAATTATACCTGTATTTAAATATGCTGGCTTACACTGGCGAACTGGAAAGAACCACCACTTTTAAGGACAAGGTGCGTTTAAACCCTGGAAATGTAAACGCGGGTTTATTAACCTACCCGGTGCTGATGGCGGCTGATATTCTGGTGCACCGTGCCGTAAAAGTTCCGGTAGGTAAAGACCAGGAACAGCACATTGAAATGGCCCGCAATTTTGCCGAACGTTTCAACCACCGTTATGGGGATGTGTTCCCTGCACCGCATGCCTTTAACTACAGCACCAAACTGGTAAAAATTATGAGCCTGGATGGTGTAGGTAAAATGAGCAAGAGCGAAAATCAGATGGCTACTTTATACCTGGCTGATGACGATGATTCGATCCGTAAAAAAATAATGAAGGCGAAAACAGATAGCGGCCCTACCGAGCACAATTCTGAAAAGCCTGATTATATAGAAAACCTGTTTACCTTGATGAAGCTGGTAAGCACCGACGATGTTGTGCAACAATTTGAAGCTGCGTTTAACGGTTGTTCTATTAGATATGGCGATATGAAAAAACAGCTGGCCGAAGACATGGTAAAATTCATGAGCCCTATACGGGAAAAGGCAGCTGCTATTCAGAATGATAAAGAGTATCTGGCAAAAATTATGGCAAGCGGAGCAGAAAAAGCGCGGGCGAGTGCCAGCAAAACCTTAGCAGAAGTTCGCAAGGCGGTAGGTATGCAATACCTGTAA
- a CDS encoding YdeI/OmpD-associated family protein: MVRFTATIHQFEQQGEKTGWTYIEIPTDLTEELKPGNKKSFRVKGKLDSYAFSGVSLLPMGGGSFIMPLNAEIRKGIHKKKGAMVEVQMAEDKKFAIVMPDDLAACLEDEPKAKAGFEKLAPSHRNYYIKWIDSAKTEPTRTKRIAATINAMLNNLSYGEMIRSEREKQ, encoded by the coding sequence ATGGTTCGTTTTACAGCTACGATACATCAATTTGAGCAGCAGGGCGAGAAAACCGGGTGGACTTACATTGAGATTCCGACCGATCTTACGGAAGAACTGAAACCTGGTAATAAAAAGTCGTTCCGGGTAAAAGGCAAGTTGGATAGCTATGCTTTTTCGGGTGTGAGTTTGTTGCCTATGGGCGGCGGTAGTTTTATTATGCCCCTGAACGCTGAAATAAGAAAAGGCATTCACAAAAAGAAAGGCGCCATGGTAGAAGTACAGATGGCAGAAGATAAAAAATTTGCCATAGTAATGCCTGACGATCTGGCTGCCTGCCTGGAAGATGAACCTAAAGCCAAAGCAGGTTTTGAAAAACTGGCTCCCAGCCACCGTAACTATTACATTAAATGGATAGATAGCGCCAAAACAGAACCTACCCGCACCAAAAGAATTGCCGCAACTATTAACGCCATGTTAAACAACCTATCGTACGGTGAAATGATACGTTCCGAGCGTGAAAAGCAATAG
- the recG gene encoding ATP-dependent DNA helicase RecG has product MLRKELNIFTFRDLLEHFPLRHLDKTQVSLINEIDPTSDFVQIAGRITDVTVMGEKRGKRLVARIKDKSGTLELTWFQGITWVQKSLFPGQDYLVFGRCGFFNGRPQITHPEMELLSSVNKTGQAFLEPIYPSTEKLKARALNGRQIGKLTAVLMPQLAERDIPENIPATLLEQLKLPGRFQAYQNIHFPKSAQAYENALRRLKFEELLIAQVRLALVKLNRHRYSRGVVFEKVGDIFNHFYNNVLPFQLTGAQKRVFKEIRQDTARGKQMNRLLQGDVGSGKTIVALLCMLLAADNGFQSCLMAPTEILSQQHFQGLSSLLKDMPVNIRILTGSTKTAERRKVLAGLADGSIQMVVGTHAVIEDAVQFANLGLVVIDEQHRFGVAQRARLWQKATIPPHVLVMTATPIPRTLAMTAYGDLDYSVMDELPPGRQPITTVHRNEMQRGGVMDFIRSEIEKGRQAYIIYPLIEESEKLSYEDLMQGYEQVKSWFPEPKYRISMVHGRQPPEQKETNMQRFVTGDTHIMVSTTVIEVGVNVPNASVMVIESTEKFGLSQLHQLRGRVGRGSEKSFCILLTGERVSNDARERIKIMCATNDGFKIAEKDLELRGPGDIEGTRQSGMLNFKLANIVNDKAILESAKFYAQHLLDNDPELSSADNLPLKNYLLVKEGKTAWSKIS; this is encoded by the coding sequence ATGTTGCGTAAAGAACTAAACATCTTTACGTTTCGCGACCTGCTGGAACATTTTCCTTTACGCCACCTGGATAAAACGCAGGTAAGTCTCATTAACGAAATCGACCCCACCAGTGATTTTGTACAAATTGCCGGAAGAATTACCGATGTAACGGTAATGGGCGAAAAAAGAGGTAAGCGACTGGTGGCCCGTATTAAGGATAAAAGTGGTACACTGGAACTTACCTGGTTTCAGGGCATTACCTGGGTACAAAAAAGTTTGTTTCCGGGACAGGATTACCTGGTATTTGGCCGCTGTGGATTTTTTAACGGACGGCCGCAGATAACACATCCGGAGATGGAATTGTTATCGAGCGTAAACAAAACCGGGCAGGCTTTCCTGGAACCGATTTATCCTTCTACAGAAAAACTCAAGGCCCGGGCCTTAAACGGCAGGCAAATAGGTAAACTCACCGCTGTATTAATGCCACAGCTTGCCGAGCGGGATATACCGGAAAACATACCCGCCACTTTATTAGAACAATTAAAACTACCTGGCCGATTCCAGGCTTATCAAAATATTCACTTCCCTAAATCGGCACAGGCTTATGAAAACGCTTTAAGGCGTTTGAAATTTGAAGAGTTGCTGATTGCCCAGGTAAGGCTGGCATTAGTGAAATTAAACCGTCATCGCTATAGCAGGGGTGTGGTATTTGAAAAAGTGGGCGACATCTTCAATCATTTTTACAATAACGTGCTCCCCTTTCAGCTCACCGGCGCGCAAAAACGTGTGTTTAAAGAAATACGTCAGGATACAGCACGCGGCAAACAAATGAACCGTTTGTTACAGGGTGATGTGGGCAGTGGTAAAACCATAGTGGCTTTGTTATGTATGTTGCTGGCAGCAGACAACGGCTTTCAGAGCTGTTTGATGGCGCCTACCGAAATTCTTTCCCAGCAACATTTTCAGGGTTTGTCTTCGCTGTTGAAAGATATGCCTGTGAACATACGCATACTTACCGGTAGCACTAAAACCGCCGAGCGCCGGAAAGTGCTGGCAGGGCTGGCAGATGGCAGTATTCAAATGGTGGTGGGCACGCACGCGGTAATTGAAGATGCAGTACAATTTGCCAACCTGGGTTTGGTAGTGATTGATGAACAGCACCGTTTTGGTGTGGCACAACGTGCCAGGCTGTGGCAAAAAGCCACTATTCCGCCGCACGTGCTGGTAATGACAGCCACCCCTATTCCCCGTACACTGGCTATGACCGCCTATGGCGATCTGGATTATAGTGTAATGGACGAACTGCCACCCGGCAGGCAACCCATTACCACCGTTCACCGCAACGAGATGCAGCGGGGCGGGGTAATGGATTTTATACGCAGTGAAATTGAAAAAGGCCGTCAGGCTTATATCATATACCCCTTAATTGAAGAAAGCGAAAAGCTGAGTTACGAAGACCTGATGCAGGGTTACGAGCAGGTGAAAAGCTGGTTTCCCGAACCCAAATACCGCATTAGCATGGTACATGGCCGCCAGCCACCGGAACAGAAAGAAACCAACATGCAACGATTTGTTACCGGCGATACTCATATCATGGTCAGCACCACGGTTATTGAAGTGGGCGTAAACGTACCCAATGCATCGGTAATGGTTATTGAAAGCACAGAGAAATTTGGATTATCACAACTTCACCAGTTACGGGGCCGCGTTGGCCGGGGTAGCGAAAAAAGCTTTTGCATTCTTTTAACAGGGGAGCGGGTAAGCAATGATGCCCGCGAACGTATCAAGATAATGTGCGCAACCAACGACGGGTTTAAAATTGCGGAAAAGGATCTGGAATTAAGAGGACCAGGAGATATTGAAGGAACCAGGCAAAGCGGGATGTTGAATTTTAAACTGGCCAACATAGTGAATGACAAGGCTATTCTGGAAAGTGCCAAGTTTTATGCTCAACATTTATTGGATAACGATCCCGAACTAAGTTCGGCCGATAATTTGCCACTTAAAAACTATCTTTTGGTGAAAGAAGGAAAAACTGCGTGGAGCAAGATATCCTGA
- a CDS encoding gliding motility-associated C-terminal domain-containing protein, with protein sequence MKTFTHALQLLVLLMVLQQAATAQDYEFVENKGQWDSKVKFKGSLANGAFFLQGNGYKILLNNPDDWQKVNTFFGGHSHAQTGNNPTPDGTTGHGGGVLVGTGSGNPSNAAARTASSSVSPTPASVLLHSHAYEVSFVGASANPQIIPDKQVEGGYNFFIGKDSSKWASDCKVYQAVLYKNVYPNIDVRYYTDNGNLKYDIIVNPGGNADDIALQFTGVDKLDIQKGNLRIRTSVGDVNEQKPYSYEIATTGRNEVAASYTVKGNIVRFSLGEHSASSMLVIDPTLIFSTFSGSSSDNWGFTATYDGAGNLYAGGIVFGNGYPVSTGAMQTSFGGGNTSDNTAPCDIAITKFNSTGRNRLYATLIGGNGNEQPHSMIVDNAGNLIIAGRTNSTNFPTTTTTYGPGGGDFDIFICKLNNTGTTLMAGRLFGGSGSDGVNILPKYSGGRSQSLRRNYGDDARSEVIVDAANNIYFTSQTSSSDFRTTTGAFQTSLGGKQDGVIIKTSTDLNNVLFSSYLGGTDDDAGFVLALHPTNGNIYVAGATASQNFPGTGNGAVISSTYGGGAADGFVSIINNTGTTLIKSSYFNTDVQSNDIIFGIQFDKFNYPYIMGTTTGSWKVVNAAFSEAGGKQFISKLKEDLSDYVYSTVFGPNRALPAISPTAFLVDRCENVYVSGWGGGIDIADGYENSGTLGLTTTSDALFPNSSGRDGADFYFFVLKKDAAAQLYGTMFGQIGGLGDHVDGGTSRFDKQGVIYQSICANCGGGVSFPTTAGAYSRTNGALSGRGCNLAAIKIAFNLAGVGSGLRSSINGTVRRTGCIPLQVTFTDTIAMGKQYIWDYGDGSPRETTTQPTTQHTYTIVGTYTVMLISIDSSACNVADTSYTSIKAGNNPATLGFTYKKLLPCDQLNYEFTNTSTAAQPFNNNSFVWRMGDGTVFTDKGTQTFTHPYASAGTYDVTLSLVDTNYCNYPDSITQQIRIAINVKAGFTTPASGCVPYTAEFSNTSMGGQTFTWDFGDGTTSTDVNPSHLYSTAGTYTIKMIAIDSSTCNIIDSTSFTITVSPNPTASFSYSPVQAKENTPFVFTNTSVGATSYLWDFGDGEKLFTIRRDTTVSYTYAASGDYTVCLKATNDYGCVDDTCIGVKAIINPLVDVPSAFTPNGDGINDQVMVRGYGISKMNFRIFNRWGKVVYQSTSYKGNGWNGYYNGVLQPMDVYAYVLDVEFSDGKRYQKRGDITLLR encoded by the coding sequence TTGAAAACCTTTACACATGCACTGCAACTGCTGGTACTGCTTATGGTGCTGCAACAGGCAGCCACTGCGCAGGATTATGAATTTGTGGAGAACAAAGGGCAGTGGGATAGCAAAGTAAAATTCAAAGGCAGCCTTGCCAATGGTGCTTTTTTCCTTCAGGGAAATGGCTATAAGATACTTTTGAATAATCCTGACGACTGGCAAAAAGTAAACACCTTTTTTGGCGGGCACAGCCACGCTCAAACAGGGAATAATCCTACACCGGACGGCACTACCGGCCACGGTGGCGGTGTTCTGGTGGGCACAGGTAGTGGTAATCCTTCCAATGCAGCTGCCCGTACTGCCAGCAGCTCTGTCTCCCCCACTCCTGCCAGCGTGTTGTTACATTCACATGCTTATGAAGTAAGCTTTGTAGGAGCTTCTGCTAACCCGCAAATTATTCCTGACAAACAGGTAGAGGGCGGCTATAACTTCTTTATAGGAAAAGATTCCAGCAAATGGGCAAGTGATTGTAAAGTGTATCAGGCCGTTTTATACAAAAACGTATACCCCAATATTGATGTACGCTACTATACTGATAATGGCAACCTTAAATACGACATTATTGTAAACCCTGGAGGTAATGCAGACGATATTGCCCTCCAATTTACCGGGGTGGATAAGCTGGATATACAAAAAGGCAACTTACGCATCCGCACGTCAGTAGGTGATGTGAATGAGCAAAAGCCTTACAGCTATGAAATAGCCACAACAGGCCGTAACGAAGTAGCCGCATCCTATACCGTAAAAGGAAATATTGTACGTTTTTCGTTAGGAGAACATTCTGCCAGTAGCATGCTGGTAATTGATCCCACCCTTATCTTTTCTACTTTCAGCGGAAGCTCGTCCGATAACTGGGGCTTTACAGCAACTTACGACGGCGCCGGCAACCTTTATGCCGGCGGTATTGTTTTTGGCAACGGCTATCCGGTAAGTACAGGCGCTATGCAAACGTCTTTTGGCGGTGGTAACACATCTGATAACACAGCACCCTGCGATATAGCCATTACCAAATTCAACAGCACCGGCCGCAACCGTTTATATGCTACTTTAATTGGCGGTAATGGAAACGAGCAGCCACATAGTATGATAGTGGATAATGCCGGCAACCTAATAATAGCAGGCAGAACCAACTCTACCAATTTTCCTACCACCACCACCACTTACGGACCCGGTGGCGGTGATTTTGATATTTTCATTTGTAAGCTCAACAACACCGGTACCACTTTGATGGCAGGCCGACTTTTTGGCGGCTCTGGCAGTGATGGGGTAAACATCTTACCTAAATATTCCGGTGGCAGATCGCAATCGCTTCGCAGAAACTATGGAGATGATGCCCGTAGCGAAGTAATTGTAGATGCAGCTAACAATATCTATTTCACTTCTCAAACCAGCTCTTCTGATTTCCGCACTACTACCGGTGCGTTTCAAACATCTTTGGGCGGCAAACAGGATGGCGTGATTATCAAGACCAGCACTGATCTGAATAACGTTTTATTCAGCTCCTACTTAGGCGGCACTGACGATGACGCTGGTTTTGTACTGGCACTTCATCCCACTAATGGCAACATTTACGTGGCAGGTGCTACAGCCAGCCAAAACTTTCCCGGCACTGGCAATGGTGCTGTTATATCCAGCACTTACGGTGGCGGTGCAGCAGATGGCTTTGTAAGCATTATCAATAACACCGGTACTACGCTTATTAAATCGTCTTATTTCAACACAGACGTACAAAGCAACGATATCATATTTGGTATTCAGTTCGATAAATTCAATTACCCCTATATCATGGGCACCACTACCGGTAGCTGGAAAGTGGTAAACGCTGCTTTTTCCGAAGCAGGTGGTAAACAGTTTATATCCAAACTGAAAGAGGATTTAAGCGATTATGTATACTCTACCGTGTTTGGCCCTAACCGTGCCTTACCTGCCATCTCTCCTACTGCCTTCCTGGTAGACCGTTGTGAGAATGTGTATGTATCGGGCTGGGGCGGCGGTATAGATATAGCTGATGGTTATGAAAATAGTGGAACCCTGGGGCTTACCACTACTTCTGACGCTCTGTTTCCTAACAGCAGTGGAAGGGATGGCGCCGATTTCTACTTTTTTGTATTGAAGAAAGATGCCGCTGCACAACTGTATGGAACCATGTTCGGGCAAATAGGTGGATTAGGTGACCACGTAGATGGCGGTACCAGCCGGTTTGATAAACAAGGGGTAATATATCAAAGCATTTGCGCCAATTGCGGCGGCGGGGTATCTTTTCCCACCACTGCCGGTGCTTATTCCCGCACCAACGGAGCATTATCCGGCCGGGGCTGTAACCTGGCTGCTATCAAAATAGCTTTTAACCTGGCAGGTGTAGGCAGTGGCCTGCGCTCCAGTATTAATGGCACCGTACGCCGTACTGGTTGTATTCCCTTGCAGGTAACCTTTACCGATACCATTGCTATGGGTAAACAATACATATGGGATTATGGTGATGGTTCGCCACGTGAAACCACTACCCAACCCACCACCCAGCATACCTATACCATTGTAGGTACTTACACAGTAATGCTCATTTCTATTGATTCCAGCGCCTGTAACGTAGCCGATACTTCCTATACCAGCATTAAAGCAGGTAACAACCCTGCCACACTGGGCTTTACCTATAAAAAGCTGCTGCCTTGCGATCAGTTGAACTACGAGTTTACCAACACTTCAACAGCAGCACAGCCTTTTAACAACAATTCGTTTGTCTGGCGCATGGGCGATGGGACTGTGTTTACAGATAAAGGCACACAAACTTTTACACACCCTTATGCCAGTGCCGGCACTTACGATGTAACGTTAAGTTTAGTCGATACCAATTATTGTAATTATCCCGATTCCATTACACAGCAAATACGTATTGCTATTAATGTAAAAGCCGGCTTTACCACACCGGCCAGCGGTTGCGTACCCTATACAGCAGAGTTCAGCAACACCAGTATGGGGGGGCAAACCTTTACCTGGGATTTTGGAGACGGCACCACTTCTACCGATGTAAACCCATCGCATTTATATAGCACAGCAGGCACCTATACTATCAAAATGATAGCTATAGATTCCTCTACCTGTAACATTATAGACAGTACCAGCTTTACTATAACCGTGAGTCCTAACCCTACCGCCAGCTTCTCTTATTCGCCGGTACAGGCTAAAGAAAACACTCCGTTTGTATTTACCAATACTTCGGTGGGTGCTACTTCGTACCTGTGGGATTTTGGTGATGGTGAAAAACTGTTTACTATACGGCGCGATACCACGGTATCTTATACCTATGCGGCATCGGGCGACTATACTGTATGTTTAAAAGCAACCAATGATTATGGTTGCGTAGATGATACCTGTATTGGTGTAAAAGCCATTATTAACCCACTGGTAGATGTGCCCAGCGCCTTTACGCCTAATGGGGATGGCATTAATGACCAGGTGATGGTAAGAGGGTATGGTATCAGTAAAATGAACTTCCGCATATTTAATCGTTGGGGCAAAGTAGTGTATCAATCCACCAGCTACAAAGGCAATGGATGGAACGGATATTACAATGGAGTGTTGCAACCAATGGACGTATATGCTTATGTACTTGACGTAGAATTCAGTGATGGAAAAAGGTATCAGAAACGTGGTGATATTACCTTATTAAGATAA
- a CDS encoding PorP/SprF family type IX secretion system membrane protein, translating to MRVSKRNTQVGFAIWVVCLFISLHPHAQDLHFSQYFNAPLLVNPANTGFAPDVDYRVGINYRNQWANITNNPYKTMSAWGDVQLFNNRFENGWLGLGGALLRDVAGAGGLTSTSVQGSVAWHQMLGLASLLSAGFSGGYTNKRVDFTKLTFDDQWNNKFFDITIPNGEPFAYSSVGYLDLNLGVNYAFFASHSAYFNAGVSVMHLNKPKESFFSNQTAGQELERRYNVFVNASLKLNDQWIVNPNIYYSRMADATETVLGINANYNLSGDGNTQLIGGLYYRNKDAIIPMVGYQWSEFKLTVNYDATTSGLSSYNQTKGAYELSLTKTGLFDPVKALKCPTVKF from the coding sequence ATGAGAGTTAGTAAAAGAAACACACAGGTGGGATTTGCGATATGGGTAGTATGTTTATTCATCAGCCTGCACCCGCACGCCCAGGACCTGCACTTTTCACAATATTTCAATGCCCCGTTATTAGTTAACCCGGCCAATACAGGTTTTGCACCCGATGTAGATTACCGCGTAGGCATCAACTACCGCAATCAATGGGCTAACATTACTAACAACCCCTACAAAACCATGAGTGCCTGGGGCGATGTTCAGCTGTTCAACAATCGTTTTGAAAACGGCTGGCTGGGCCTTGGTGGCGCTTTGCTGCGTGATGTAGCCGGTGCAGGTGGCTTAACCTCTACCAGTGTTCAAGGTTCGGTTGCCTGGCACCAGATGCTGGGGTTGGCCAGTTTGTTAAGTGCCGGCTTTAGTGGAGGCTATACGAATAAAAGGGTAGACTTTACCAAGCTTACTTTTGACGATCAGTGGAACAATAAGTTTTTTGATATCACTATTCCCAATGGCGAACCATTTGCCTACAGCTCGGTAGGTTATCTCGATCTGAACCTGGGTGTGAACTATGCATTCTTTGCCAGCCATAGCGCCTACTTCAATGCCGGTGTTAGCGTCATGCACCTGAACAAACCCAAAGAAAGCTTTTTCTCTAATCAAACTGCCGGTCAGGAACTGGAAAGGCGTTATAACGTGTTTGTAAATGCTTCGCTGAAACTGAACGATCAATGGATTGTGAATCCTAATATCTACTATAGCCGCATGGCCGATGCCACCGAAACCGTACTGGGCATTAATGCCAATTACAATCTCAGCGGCGACGGCAATACACAGCTGATAGGCGGCCTGTATTACCGTAATAAAGATGCCATTATACCTATGGTGGGTTATCAGTGGAGTGAGTTTAAATTGACCGTAAACTACGATGCCACCACCTCAGGATTAAGCAGTTACAACCAAACCAAAGGGGCTTACGAACTGTCGCTGACGAAAACAGGTTTGTTCGATCCGGTAAAGGCGCTCAAATGCCCTACGGTTAAGTTTTAG
- a CDS encoding class I SAM-dependent methyltransferase, with protein sequence MFEFHGDRKRYFDIQVANAEQYVIPFIEESFPIKPGTRVLEIGCGEGGVLKAFINRGCTGVGVELYEERVLNGMQWLKEDLEKGSIRFVTKDIYKADVEQDLGGSFDIIVLKDVIEHIHDQPRLIGWMKTFLSPGGKIFFGFPPWQMPFGGHQQMCINKVLSKLPWYHLLPTPIYRFLLNRFSPAAEESLLEIKETGISIERFERIVKQQGYAITHKTFYLLNPIYKWKFGWEGIKQLPVIKSIPYVRNFVTTCVYYLISAN encoded by the coding sequence ATGTTTGAGTTTCATGGCGACAGGAAAAGGTATTTTGACATCCAGGTAGCAAATGCCGAACAATATGTAATCCCTTTCATTGAAGAATCATTCCCCATTAAGCCTGGTACCCGTGTGCTGGAAATTGGTTGTGGCGAAGGTGGTGTGCTAAAAGCCTTTATTAATCGTGGCTGCACCGGTGTAGGTGTTGAGCTGTATGAAGAAAGAGTGCTTAATGGCATGCAATGGTTAAAAGAAGACCTGGAAAAAGGCAGTATACGGTTTGTTACCAAAGACATTTATAAAGCAGATGTAGAGCAAGATCTTGGTGGCAGTTTTGATATCATTGTATTAAAAGACGTAATAGAACATATACACGATCAGCCCAGGCTGATTGGCTGGATGAAAACATTTTTAAGTCCCGGCGGTAAAATATTCTTTGGCTTTCCACCCTGGCAAATGCCCTTTGGCGGTCACCAGCAAATGTGCATTAACAAGGTGTTAAGCAAGCTGCCCTGGTATCATTTGCTGCCTACTCCTATTTACCGTTTTTTACTGAACCGTTTTTCACCGGCTGCAGAAGAGTCTTTACTGGAAATTAAAGAAACCGGCATCTCTATTGAGCGGTTCGAAAGAATTGTGAAGCAGCAGGGATATGCTATTACGCATAAAACATTTTACCTCTTAAACCCTATATACAAATGGAAGTTTGGATGGGAAGGTATTAAGCAGTTACCGGTAATCAAAAGCATTCCTTATGTCAGGAATTTTGTTACCACCTGCGTATACTATCTCATTTCGGCTAACTAA
- a CDS encoding FAD-binding oxidoreductase, with translation MQPVVAKGKITTEHVAAFQQIVGKEYVLVDEETLRHYGHDETEHLLFLPEVVLKPRTAEEISSILKICNQDALPVTPRGGGTGLSGGALPHLGGVLIAMERFNTILQIDERNLQVTTEPGVITEVLQDSVKERGLFYPPDPSSRGSCFIGGNIAENSGGPKAVKYGVVKDYVLNLEMVLPTGEIIWTGANVLKNSTGYNLTQLVVGSEGTLGIVTKIVLKLIPLPKYDLLMLAPFASLEKASEAVSAIFRAGFTPSAMELAEINALKIVSKMVDSHAVPVNDDIAAHLIIEVDGNNMDVLMSEMEAIAELLQQFDAGEVFFADDAQQKAELWKLRRRVAEAVKSSGYTIEEDTVVPRAELPALIKGVKQLGVQHNFDVVCYGHAGDGNLHVRIHKEGIPNSHGNPEMQHILGELFKLVHSLGGTISGEHGIGLIQKGYMDIVFREANLKLMRDIKKAFDPNNILNAGKIFDL, from the coding sequence ATGCAACCCGTTGTAGCAAAAGGGAAAATAACGACCGAACACGTAGCTGCCTTTCAACAAATTGTAGGGAAAGAGTATGTATTAGTGGATGAGGAAACGCTTCGCCATTATGGACACGATGAAACTGAACATTTATTGTTTCTGCCCGAGGTGGTGTTAAAGCCCCGCACCGCAGAAGAGATCAGCTCCATTTTAAAAATCTGTAACCAGGATGCCCTGCCGGTAACCCCACGTGGTGGCGGCACTGGTTTAAGCGGTGGCGCACTGCCCCATTTAGGCGGTGTGTTAATTGCTATGGAACGCTTCAATACCATTTTACAAATAGATGAAAGAAACCTGCAGGTAACCACCGAACCCGGCGTTATTACCGAGGTACTGCAAGACTCTGTAAAAGAGAGAGGTTTGTTTTACCCTCCCGATCCCAGCAGCCGTGGCAGTTGCTTTATCGGTGGCAACATTGCTGAAAACAGCGGTGGCCCTAAAGCGGTGAAATACGGAGTGGTAAAAGATTACGTGTTAAACCTGGAAATGGTATTGCCTACCGGTGAAATTATCTGGACAGGCGCCAACGTATTAAAAAACTCCACCGGCTATAACCTTACGCAACTGGTAGTAGGTAGCGAAGGCACACTGGGCATTGTTACCAAAATTGTATTAAAGCTGATTCCATTGCCTAAATACGATTTGCTGATGCTGGCCCCTTTTGCTTCTTTGGAAAAAGCCAGTGAAGCGGTGAGTGCTATTTTCCGCGCCGGCTTTACCCCCAGCGCTATGGAGCTGGCCGAAATCAACGCGCTGAAAATAGTAAGCAAGATGGTAGACAGCCATGCCGTTCCGGTAAACGATGATATTGCCGCCCACCTGATTATTGAGGTAGATGGTAATAACATGGATGTGCTGATGAGCGAAATGGAAGCCATTGCCGAATTACTGCAACAGTTTGACGCAGGGGAGGTATTCTTTGCCGATGACGCCCAGCAGAAAGCGGAATTATGGAAGCTACGCCGTCGTGTGGCAGAAGCGGTAAAAAGCAGTGGTTATACCATTGAAGAAGATACTGTAGTGCCCCGTGCCGAACTGCCTGCTTTGATTAAAGGCGTGAAGCAACTGGGTGTGCAACACAATTTTGATGTAGTTTGCTACGGGCATGCCGGTGATGGCAACCTGCACGTGCGCATTCACAAAGAGGGTATTCCCAACAGCCACGGTAATCCTGAAATGCAGCATATACTGGGCGAACTGTTTAAACTGGTACACAGCCTGGGTGGCACTATCAGTGGCGAGCATGGCATAGGCCTGATTCAAAAAGGCTATATGGATATTGTTTTCCGCGAAGCCAACTTAAAGCTGATGCGCGACATAAAAAAAGCATTTGATCCAAACAACATTTTAAACGCCGGAAAGATCTTTGATTTATGA